A genome region from Alkalimarinus coralli includes the following:
- a CDS encoding DHH family phosphoesterase, whose amino-acid sequence MLNDVAPLVIYHGTGCLDGFGSAYAAYRFFKIKKGIDAEYLGAGHGDSLEVHVEGRDVYILDFSYKREELGRLCDKAANVVILDHHESAQKELAGLDDVYVNLTVVFDMNRSGAVITWEYFHEEPVPPLLAHIQDRDLWQFRIPDSKHVNAALMSYPYEFELWDEFANSVDHFKTLVLEGRAINRFRDKMIETYKKKVVYGTIEGFSVPIVCCPNVITSELLSELAVGNPFAAAYSDRVNKRGWSLRSVKDGQNVATIAAAFGGGGHPNAAGFSTDIAEQVFEVKSQPPSGE is encoded by the coding sequence ATGTTAAACGACGTAGCTCCCCTCGTTATCTATCACGGAACAGGGTGCTTAGATGGTTTTGGCAGTGCGTACGCTGCATACCGTTTTTTTAAAATTAAGAAAGGCATTGATGCTGAATACTTGGGCGCTGGTCATGGAGATAGCCTGGAAGTTCATGTTGAGGGGCGCGATGTTTATATTCTGGATTTTTCGTACAAGCGGGAAGAGCTTGGCAGACTCTGCGACAAGGCCGCTAACGTCGTCATACTGGATCATCATGAAAGCGCTCAGAAAGAACTGGCAGGACTTGATGATGTCTACGTAAATCTTACGGTCGTGTTTGATATGAATCGTTCTGGCGCTGTTATTACATGGGAATATTTTCATGAAGAACCCGTCCCACCGTTACTGGCACACATTCAGGATAGAGACCTTTGGCAGTTTCGCATTCCTGATAGTAAACATGTGAATGCAGCGTTAATGTCTTACCCTTATGAATTTGAGCTATGGGATGAGTTTGCAAATAGTGTTGACCATTTTAAGACTCTTGTATTGGAAGGGCGTGCAATCAATCGATTTAGAGACAAAATGATTGAAACATATAAGAAAAAGGTTGTTTACGGCACCATTGAGGGTTTTAGCGTTCCTATCGTTTGCTGCCCTAATGTCATAACCAGTGAGCTACTCAGTGAACTGGCTGTAGGGAATCCTTTTGCTGCCGCCTATAGTGATAGAGTAAATAAAAGAGGGTGGTCACTTCGTTCAGTAAAAGACGGTCAAAATGTAGCGACGATTGCCGCTGCATTTGGCGGCGGTGGGCACCCCAATGCAGCGGGTTTTTCTACGGATATTGCGGAGCAGGTCTTTGAGGTAAAAAGTCAACCTCCTAGCGGCGAGTAG
- a CDS encoding SulP family inorganic anion transporter gives MFELNTSTASSVKNDVLSGLTVALALVPEAIAFAFVAGVEPLVGLYAAFMVGLITACIGGRPGMISGATGALAVVMVTLVADHGVEYLFAAVVLMGILQILAGVFKLGKFIRIVPHPVMLGFVNGLAIVIFLAQLGQFGVNGEQGWLSGTSFEGTVIDVAWIEGTKLYVMLGLIFLTMVIIHFLPKITKAIPSSLAAIIIVTLAVIGLNLDTKVVGDVASIAGGFPSFHIPMVPLNWETFMIILPYSIILAAIGLIESLLTLTLVDEITQTRGKGNKECVGQGVANTVTGFFGGMGGCAMIGQSMINVNSGGRGRLSGITAALSLLMFILFASSLIEKIPVAALVGVMFIVVLGTFEWSSFRILKKIPKSDAFVLILVSAVTVATDLAIAVVVGVIVSALVFAWEHAKHVIVTKKQDENGSTVYDVQGPLFFGSVSYFLQQLSPSEDSDDVIVDFRQSRVCDHSGLEAIDTLAERFTNEGKTLHIRHLSEECRQLLVKAGDLVEVNVIEDPTYHVAVDKLA, from the coding sequence ATGTTTGAACTTAATACAAGCACGGCAAGTAGTGTAAAAAATGATGTACTGTCCGGCTTAACGGTCGCATTGGCGCTTGTACCAGAAGCAATCGCATTTGCGTTTGTTGCGGGTGTAGAGCCTCTTGTCGGGCTATATGCCGCGTTTATGGTCGGCCTTATCACTGCATGCATAGGCGGCCGACCCGGTATGATCTCCGGCGCCACAGGGGCCTTGGCTGTTGTTATGGTCACCCTGGTAGCCGATCACGGCGTCGAGTACCTTTTTGCTGCCGTCGTGTTAATGGGTATTCTTCAAATCCTCGCTGGTGTGTTCAAACTTGGTAAATTCATCCGCATTGTGCCTCACCCAGTCATGTTAGGTTTCGTAAACGGTCTCGCCATTGTTATTTTTCTTGCCCAACTTGGACAGTTTGGTGTTAATGGCGAACAGGGCTGGCTGAGCGGTACGTCGTTTGAAGGAACAGTTATTGATGTCGCCTGGATAGAAGGCACCAAGCTCTATGTCATGCTGGGTTTAATATTCTTAACAATGGTCATTATTCATTTTCTGCCGAAAATCACAAAGGCTATTCCTTCATCCCTGGCTGCAATTATTATTGTTACGCTGGCAGTCATAGGCTTAAACCTGGATACCAAGGTGGTGGGCGATGTCGCGTCAATTGCTGGTGGTTTCCCAAGCTTCCATATCCCAATGGTGCCTTTGAATTGGGAAACCTTCATGATCATACTGCCTTACTCGATTATTCTAGCTGCAATCGGGCTTATTGAGTCTCTTCTTACGTTGACACTGGTGGACGAAATTACCCAAACACGCGGTAAAGGCAATAAAGAGTGTGTCGGCCAGGGCGTTGCCAATACAGTAACCGGTTTCTTCGGTGGTATGGGCGGTTGCGCGATGATTGGCCAGAGTATGATCAACGTAAATTCTGGTGGCAGAGGAAGACTCTCGGGCATCACGGCTGCACTGTCACTCCTGATGTTTATACTATTTGCATCGTCGTTAATTGAGAAAATTCCTGTTGCTGCGCTGGTTGGTGTTATGTTTATAGTGGTGCTGGGAACGTTTGAGTGGTCCAGCTTTCGAATACTTAAGAAGATTCCAAAATCTGATGCGTTTGTATTAATACTGGTCTCTGCAGTCACTGTCGCAACAGATCTGGCGATTGCTGTTGTTGTAGGCGTTATAGTGTCTGCACTCGTCTTTGCATGGGAGCACGCAAAACACGTAATAGTAACGAAGAAGCAAGATGAAAACGGTTCAACGGTCTATGATGTTCAGGGCCCTCTTTTCTTTGGATCAGTCAGCTATTTTTTGCAACAGCTTAGTCCTTCAGAAGATAGCGATGACGTTATCGTTGATTTCAGGCAGTCCCGCGTATGTGATCATTCGGGCCTTGAAGCAATAGATACATTAGCTGAGCGGTTCACCAATGAAGGTAAAACACTTCATATACGTCACCTTAGTGAAGAGTGCAGGCAGCTATTGGTTAAAGCAGGTGATCTTGTTGAAGTGAATGTAATAGAAGACCCAACCTACCATGTTGCTGTAGATAAGTTAGCATAA